The genomic interval CATGAACACGACTACACTAGCTCATATCCTCCAGATGACCATGGTGTAGGTTGATGGCTTCTGTCCAAGACAGCTGAGTCACAATCAATAAAATGCAAAGGAAGGAATGGTACCGTAACCATTTGCGTTGCCCCGCAGCGCACCGAGTATGGCGGTGTAACTGTGCCAAAGGTGACTATTACACAGATTACTGCATGTGTGGTTATCGCTAATAATTACAAAATTACCACCGTATTACTGAATGTTACATCCAAATAATTACAATAAATACTTTCTgacaaaaccgtaggacttttaatatcaatTGTACTACTGCATGCATAAATGCTTGCAGTTTATGTTTGTCTCTAGGCCCACAGACCAGGCGAGATGTTAGCACTCAGAGTTTGCAACCGAAGCCTTGCTACAATTCGACAGTATTTGCTCCAAACGTTGTATGTAAAATATTGGCAAAACAGGGATATTCCTTGTAATTATAATTGATTGCGACATTAATTATTATCTGCTTTACAATTTCATTCGATATTCGAGGCTCATTTTCCTGCCGAAAAACGAGCGCAAAAAGTGACAAGTGTAAATATCTTGGGAGATATCCGTGATTTATAAGTGTTTTTTTGATTATCAGTGACTCATATTTCATTCATAATTGACTTCCTAACGCCAGTAAAGTAACAATACCATCTTCGTAATTGACACTGTTGGTGCTAGTGTGCCGACATAATAACTGAGCTAGACGGATCCCTGCCACGTTGGAATGGACACAGGTTCTTGCCAGATGCCTCGGCAGAAAATTAGGTCTTTCTCCTTCCCCTCTCCCATACCCCCTCGTCCttctcctgcccccccccccctcctctcctctTTTCCTCCCTGTTTCTTCATCCCCCAAAGCAAGTTGTCCCTCTTTGCTCCCCCAAAgcagttatctccctttgcACCCCGTCTTCTTCCTTTTACCTCCACCTACCCCCCTCCTCACCTCATTATATTTCCAAGCCAATCTCTCTCTGCTCCCATGCATTCCCCATATCCCGCCTATACCtactcctacccccccccccttcccccccccccccttccctccccccccccccccccctcttccttcTCTGTTCAGCTTCTCACCAAGCCtattctctcttctctcttatCATCCCTCACACCCACTCTACCCTCCATTCCGTCCCTTTCCCCTTTGGGGTTACCTCCCTTTCGCTCCACAAATGAGAGATATGTAGACTGGAGTTGCGGACAGTTACAAGCGTTTTTGCctctttggtttttttttttttttttttttttttgccgcaAGGTTTTGAGAAGTGCTACTATTTTGGTGCGGCAGCCGGGGGTCTGGAGTACTCAATGTGTTGACGCGTTTCGTAGCTATACGTACTTTGCAGAATGTTGTTATCATTCCGGTGTCCGTCCTGACAGTCATGCTCCTGATAAAACACGCATCAGTCAAACACGTTTCGTCCCAGAGCAAACCAAACACGCCTCCCGATAGCTGGCACTAATGATATTTTTAGGATTTAAAAGGGATTTGGGGGGCAAATTGACCATTAAGATATCGGCAATTTTAGGATATGTGAAGCAAGTCGTGCCTGCGTCATTGGTACCTAGAGTCTGGAAATTAAAGCTAAGGTCCCACTGCCGCAGATCTGAGCGGCTTCAATGGAACGATTGTGCATTTAAAGCAGCCAGCGTTTGCCTGAAAGGATTGCAGATCTGAGCGGCTTCAAGGGAACGAATATATGCATTTAAAGGAGCGAGCTTTTGcctcggatgagacgaaaaaccgaggtccattcgtgtacactacattggggtgtgcacgttaaagatcccatgattgacaaaagggtctttcctggcaaaattgtataggcatagataaaaatgtccaccaaaatacccgtgtgacttggaataataggccgtgaaaagtaggatatgcgccgaaatggctgcgatctgctggccgatgtgaatgcgggatgtattgtgtaaaaaaaatccatctcacacggcataaataaatccctgcgccttgaatatgtgcgcgatataaattgcataacataaaaattaaaaacatttaaataaatccctgcgcttagaactgtacccacggaataagcctcatattgattgattgattgaaaggaTTGCAGATCTGAGCGGCTTCAAGGGAACGATTGTGCATTTAAAGGAGCAAGCGTTTTCCTGAAAGGACTGCAGATCTAAGCGGCTTCAGGGGAACGAATGTGCATTTAAAGGAGCGAGCTTTTGCCTGAAAGGACTGCAGATCTGAGCGGCTTCAGGGGAACGAAAGTTTGCCTGAAAGGACTGCAGATCTGAGCGGCTTCAGGGGAACGAAAGTTTGCCTGAAAGGACTGCAGATCTAAGCGGCTTCAGGGGAACGAAAGTTTGCCTGAAAGGACTGCAGACCTGAGCGGCTTCAGGGGAACGAAAGTTTGCCTGAAAGGACTGCAGATCTGAGCGGCTTCAGGGGAACGAAAGTTTGCCTGAAAGGACTGCAGATCTGAGCGGCTTCAGGGGAACGATTGTGCATTTAAAGGAGCAAGCTATTGCCTGAAAGAACTGCAGATCTGAGCGGCTTCAGGGGAACGATTGCGCATTTAAAGGAGCAAGCGTTTGCCTGAAAGGACGGCAGATCTGAGCATCTTCGCCGACCTCATTAGATGATCAGAACTGTGTTATCGGCAGCTTTTAAGGGTTAGGAAGCCTGCCTTTCGGTGTACATGTCAAAATGTCTACAGAAATACACTGCAAGGGTTTTAAGATGTTGTGGgggtaatggggggggggggggggggggggatgatgccATGAAAACATACACCCACGTACACACCGCTTGCACAACAAGTTGTGAGTTTCCTGGggaaccgagagagagagagagagagagagagagagagagagagagagagagagagagagagagagagagagagagagagacagagagagacacagagagagacagagagacacagagagagacagagagagacagagagagacagagagagacagagagacagagagacagagagacagagagacagagagacagagagacagagagacagagagacagagagacagagagacagataaacaaagagacagagagacagagagacagagagacagagagacagagagacagacagagagacagacagagagacagacagagagacagacagagagacagacagagagacagacagagagacagacagagagacagacagagagacagacagagagacagacagagagacagacagagagacagacagagagacagacagagagacagacagagagacagacagagagacagacagagagacagacagagagacagacagagagacagacagagagacagacagagagacagacagagagacagacagagagacagacagagagacagacagagagacagacagagagacagacagagagacagacagagagacagacagagagacagacagagagacaaacagagagacagacagagaaacatagatagagacagagagagagagagacacagagagagagagagagacagagagagagagagagagacagagagagagagagagagagagagagagagagagagagagagtaatgcAAGCACTAATTATGAATGACTAATTACGTCAAAGCTCAAGCTGAATGGTACAAGTAGCATGCAGAAGATGTACATTGCGTTTACTTATGAGAACAATTAATTCCGCCAAGAAAATGACCCTATTATATATACGGATTGCTGTATGACTTCCACACAACAAGTAGGCTTTCGAAACGCAATGCCATGGGAAATCAGGGAGGAATCTCGAAAGGTTACaaagaggtgggggggggggggggggagggggagcgtGTTGATTTGTTGCACAACTGcatgttttgttctgtttttgcctttgtttttgtttgtttagcaTTCGTGAAATGTTCTATTGCTGTTTCATCAGAGTGTTGTAACGTTAAGAAAGTTCACTTTTCCTCTGGCAAACTACTTCCCCGCCCCCTTCTCCATTTGTTCTCGTTTAAAAGGGGAGGAAAACAAGAGTCTTACAATTGAAGCACGAGCTCGGAATACGTTTTGCattttcgttttttttgttgtttttttaaagcgcTACGCAAAGAGTGTTTGCTGACGATGAAGAATGACGTCATTGCAGCTTCATGACGTTATTTATGTCTTCGTAAGCTTCAGTGAACACTAATCGTATTGTCCTTGTTATGCCAGTTGTACGTTTGAGAGCAAAGGTGATGGCCTGGGATTTGTTTTCTGATGTTATAACAAAAATGTAGTTATTGACATcatctttaatgacgtcatcgtTGTGTTTTGCAGCCTGGGTGAGCAGCAGTGAAGCTGTGACGTGTAACGACATCAGCACGTGCACGCCTGACGTCAGCCAGTTCGGAGATTCTGGCAACAAAGAGGACATCCAGAAAGCCTGCAAGTGagtgccccccctccccccgcaccGTCACATGCACATAAATACGCTCAcaataacatgcaaacacacgcacgccagcacgcacacacgcacgcacatacacgaaCTCGAgcatactaacgcacacacactggcacacatgcacacacacccactctcacacacacacgcacacacacacacacacacacacacacacacacacacacacacacacacacacacacacactatccccACATCTCTACACCACCAAACATTTACTAACTATTCCTTATCCATCGTGTGTGTCAGGTCTGTGCGTGAGGCCATGCAGTGTTTCCGTGACGCCATGGCCGACTGTCGCAAGGGCGGGAACATCCCAGAGGAAACGATCCGCACCCTTGAGACCCAGATGGACAACTACGAACAGATGCTGCAGAACTCCTGCGGGAGCGACAGTGAGTATAGCACAACTTCGTTCTTGCTTGGTTTGAAGCCGAACATCCATGTTTTGTAATCGGAATGTGTATTGCTTATCATTTTTAGATCGTgcccataagcagtctgcttgttatcgTTCTATATGTTGTTCTTGTTTAAAACGTGTGTACAAAGAATTATGAATAAAACACCCTTACACCAACATCGCTCTACAGGAGACCACTTGTTATAGTAGACAGCAGTAAGTATAGTGCTTGCTTGGTTCcaagccgaacatccgtctcaAGGATACCTAGTAacggttctctctctctgtctctctgtctgtctgtctgtctgtctgtctgtctgtctctctctcttctctctcttctctctcttctctctctctctctctctctctctctctctctctctctctctctctctctcaaaatgtattccatttaaatattataaaaccccaagcacttttagactcagcttgctcctggcctcacctcaagaaactgtaGTCAGAAATGTGTCCCTGTAGTTGTGTAAAGCCTtcaaattaagagatgttgtaacctcttagttaaataccgtgtaatgtatgttttaatctgtagtgttgtgcgattattattttgtaccttttgtgcacctgatgagttaaattatttgcaatgttaaccgtttgttcacaccccttcataaagggctatggcctattgaataaattatctgcgtctgcgtctgcgtctgcgtctctctctgtctccctgtctctctgtctctctgtctctgtctctgtctctgtctctctgtctctctgtctctctgtctctctctctctctctctctctctctctctctctctctctctctctctctctctctcattctcattctcatagaCAACACATCGTCCCTCTATTGTTGTGCATTTGccgcatttttgtgtgtgtaaagaatCGGTTTCGGGGCAATTTTATAATGCACCGTAATTGGTGTTGAAATGATGTTGTTCACATTCTCTTGTCAATATGCCCAAGAATAAGAATAAAACatgtacaacaaaaacaaaacacacacataagaaAAGAGGAGTGGACGGTGTTTATACTAGGGATCCACaaagaaaaaggggggggggagggagggttgtactactactactactactactactactactctaGCATTTTTGGTGGCATGGACGAAGGGGTGAGAGCGAAGAGGGTAAGCAACTCTTCGGAAATATGCGTGTACTAAGCATTCTCCAGCCATCCTGCATTATTTTGAGGAATATGAATAGACCTCCCTGGcgagggatgtagctcagtcggtagcgcgctggatttgtatccagttggccgctgtcagcgtgagttcgtccccacgttcggcgagagatttatttctcagagtcaagtttgtgtgcagactctcctcggtgtccgaacaccctcgtgtgtacacgcaagcacaagaccaagtgcgcacgaaaaagatcctgtaatccatgtcagagttcggtgggttatagaaacacgaaaatacccagcatgcttcctccgaaagcggcgtatggctgcctaaatggcggggtaaaaacggtcatacacgtaaaagccgtgggagtttcaccccatgaacgaacaaacaaactggcgAGGAAGAAGAAGGGTTGACGTGGAGAGCGTAGCCAACAAGATCTTTGAGAGACTGGTGTACGTACGATGGTAGTAGGACATTGCATTCCAGGAACAGACCTCAGCAGTCTCGACGAAAATACAGTTTAACGACCTTATtcttattctctttatttatatagcgccttatccgaagttcaaagcgctttatgccgtgtgagatggaattttttacacaatatatcacgcattcacatcgaccagcaaacctcaagcctgttaggcgaatgttcacctttcgcggcctttattccaagtcacacgggtatttgatggacatttttatctatgcctatacaattttgccaggaaagacccttttgtcaatcgtgggatctttaacgtgcacaccccaatatagtgtacacgaagggacctcggtttttcgtctcatccgaaagactagcacttgaacccaccatctaggttaggaaaggggggagaaaatagcggcctgacccagggtcgaacacgcaacctctcgattccgagcgcaagtgcgttaccactcggccacccagtcccattaGAGCAAgagcaatttgggtcaaagatatcagagccgaagctctacgatgtgtgcctgggtgaagatgagcaacaacaaaaaaaaaacaaaaaaaacaacaaaaaaaacttttactttccgtaatggaaatgctggaagaacaggatttaaaatcaattccttgcaggagatacacgattgtagagatttattctttcattccgaggcagaaatgcttttgtattcaagaaacgtggaacgttgctattccggaagggaattgatttgatttgttggtactttagaataaaattgtgaaaagtggcatccgactgatcatggcaaaggagtgagtgtcagaccaaggagggtcgtggtggagAAGCCGAGGCACCCTCTACGTACTTGTGGATTCGGCGGCTAGTCAACTGGCGAAAAGCAAACCCGGTCCTCCCTAGGACCTATACTGGCCGGTTAAAAACATATGTACAGGGCTGCGACTTTATGTCGGTTTATTCATCAACGCCTTTATGGCACCCTCTGTCTACAGAGGCATGGGAAGGGGATCAGGTGAGGAGGCCAGAGATGTGTCTCTGTAACCCcctctggggtgggggtgagaaaaAGAGGATAGGCTATTTACACTGTCTCAGCAGTCTCAAGCCTGCAGCTGTTATTGTAGTCAGCAGATTCTGGCACCCAGCCAACACCTCACCGCACGGTAACCGTTCTGGTAGTCAATGCCACGGGTACCTTGGGCGTGTTAAACCACTTTATGGTGGCATTGTagtgccaaaagtgaaaattaattataattatGTTTGGTATTGTAAAATCTAACGAACAACGGGATGTAAAGCGCTCTAAAAATAGACGATATGAGTGTGCAATAGTGAGAGTTAGGCGgacccagtctcctggcacttgagagaataacaagcattgaaacgaacaagcgactttcCCTTTCAAATACTCAAATATTGGTATTGTAATATTTTTACTAGACTTTCCATTCAAAAACGCAtttacttttttattttaactTGTGTCAGTTACGCCGTGATTTATATCCTGCAACAGAAGCCGGGTctataaaacaaaatataactCAGTGGTCTAACCCAGTGTAACTATAGATAGAAAAAAAGGTATGGCTGCATGCATGCTTGCGTCAAAAGTGTAAAATACTATTTTCATTGTGAtattcagtacctttaaaaatgatgtgacCCGCCCCTGAATGGCGTCACGTAAACATTCTGTCACTTCTTCCACATATAATTATGCCGACCAAGCGACAACAATTTTGAGAACGAGGATTGTCTTGATGACTTCAACATATCAGTAGAACATTACTTGAAAGATCACAGCCACACTGTGCTaatatcggtatcgtatataaTTAAAGAAAACGTTACACATATGTTTACACATGACAACACAGCAACATACTAAAAAGGGGCAAACTTCGGTGTCCAACCCTGGATGCATTTTTTCAGGGTTATCAACTCTGGTGACGAACACACATTTGATATGTGAGTTAAAACAACATGGGACAAAAATGCGTCTGCCGTTAGCATAGCATTTATAGACACacaatgatgaagaagaaataaaacCTTTCTGGAACAATTTTCTCCTTATCAAACATTCCACGAAAAGACAAATCTTCAAATTGTGCTTTGGAACTGAGGCCATGACTTGTACTTGTCAGCATCGTCGACTGCACGAGAGAAACAGGTACAGACGCGACAAGGGAAGGGAAACAACCACTTTTTTTCCATTGGCTTTGTGGGGTTCTCTCCCTTAAAACGCGTCTTTTTCGTCAAAGCCATGCAAGGGAAACAATCCTCTTAGAGCACTGCGAGATACGTGCTTTTAAACATAGCAACCGTTTGTCTTATTAT from Littorina saxatilis isolate snail1 linkage group LG7, US_GU_Lsax_2.0, whole genome shotgun sequence carries:
- the LOC138971861 gene encoding uncharacterized protein, encoding MKCVVIFAIVAAWVSSSEAVTCNDISTCTPDVSQFGDSGNKEDIQKACKSVREAMQCFRDAMADCRKGGNIPEETIRTLETQMDNYEQMLQNSCGSDSGAEGLKMTAFTLLSTFLALIL